The Carassius gibelio isolate Cgi1373 ecotype wild population from Czech Republic chromosome B5, carGib1.2-hapl.c, whole genome shotgun sequence genome segment atggaaatcacggctaaaacatacaattaaaaaaaaagcatacacatacaaaatcaaattaaaccctgcagctcgtgatgatacattgatgtgtaaagatatgaaacaatcagtctgtgcaggaaactgaacagtatttatattgtttttacctctgattcacacaatgtccaaactgttagaactctcctgtgTGCGTTCTCAGCAGCAGGTGCATGAGGCGTCGTCGTCTTGATTTAtggcagatcgcagacttataagtgcattaccgccacctgtcTCACAAGTGGACTGTTgacactatctacaatctcagTTAAGAGTGTCAGTGGTCCACTTGAAAGATAGACGGCGGTAATGCACTCTTCAaactgccataaagcaagaagatgACACCTCACACACCTGCTGCTGAGAACACGCACAGGAGGACGTGCTCAGGAGAGTTCAATAAGTTTGGAATCAGAggtaataaacaatataaatactgttcagtttcttgcacagaccaatctatttgtgtctttacacatcaatgtatcatcacgagccgcagggtttaatttggttttgtttgtgcatgtttttttgttttttttttaattgaatgttttAGAAGTGATTttcatccacttacattataagaatGACAGACTGAAACTGTTAGAGCTAGAAATcgtggtttgtgttctactgtagaaacaaagtcacctacatcttggatgccctgggggtaagcagataaacaccAATTTTCATTTTATGGTGACCTTACCTTCTATGAATGAGAAGAAAACATGATTTCAGAGGTGTTCACATGACACATCTTTTCCTGCTTAACCTTCCTTTCAATATTGTCAATAATGTCAATATTAATTGTTTCtcctaattttaatatttaggtTATCATTTAACACCAACATATTATGGCAAAGATTTAACCCTTTAAGAGCACAATGTCTTAAATTTGCTGTGTGCATGCAATGATAGCTGATGTTTTTAGTAAATATAACATGTATTTcctatttattagattttatgcTGTACTTCAATCACACTATAATGTTGTGATCCTTAAAATCACTGTAACCCACTTAATTATGTAATCTATCAAATagcatttttattagtttctttTTAACAAGGTAATTTTAAGTGTTGTAATTATACTATAccatgcatgaaaataaatattggcTTATTGCCAGAATTGtaatatcagtgcatccctagcATTTTGTCATTATACAACTGAATGgatttttctgtttgtctgtagTACTTGTGCTGCCCAAGGCAGAGAAGCTTCTGAAGGTGAGTATCCAGCCGTACATCAGCTCAATCCTGGATGCGCTGATGGAGCCCACCAGCAGAGGCTTCTTTGAGGTGAAAGACTTGTTCTTCAGAGAACTGGTAGACATGAGCAAGAACCTCCTCAATGATGGCAACAAGGAAAAACTTGGAGAGGTAACAGTCCCCCGCATGACATCTTGTTACTCTTTCATTGCTAATAGGCTGCTTGAGCCATGACTTTTGATAGACTTAATACCCTTTTGCCTTTGCTGTCCAGCACATGGAGAAGATCTCCATGCTAGCCTTCCATCCGGTAAAGATGCAGAGCTGCTATGAGAAGGTTGAGACTCTGAGTctagagggacttcagcagcgcTTTGACGTTTCCAGCCCCTCCGTGTTTGTCCAAAGAGCCCAAATCCTAATGCGAGAGGTCAGTCATCTTTGAACCGAGAACAACAGCAAAACCACTAGTACTCAAAAACAGTACAAAGTACAGATATGTACCGCACATCTGAGCTATTTTTATTGCGTTAATGTGATCAGGATGCTTCGTTAAACTGCAGCTGGTTTGAAGAAGTATACAAATGTCTCTGTTAACAGGGTATTGTACTTTTGTGGGCAAAACAAGTGGTTTGTGTTTGCCTGTGTGCCACTTGGGGTTTGGTTTGTGGTTGTGGTGTGTATGGAACTGTATGTTAAACCTCATTTTGGTCACTAAATTACATAGCTGCAGTTTTAAGACTAGCATGTGACTGCTGATTGTGAGCATAAGAAAGAAAGGTGTGTCTTTTTATATAAAGTGCTAATCATCATACTTTAGCACTTTATAAAAGACATTTTTACAACAGAGACAGATTTTCAAAGCACAGGGAGTGAAGAAACATGACTGAACATGCATTGTGAATTATCAACATAATGTGCCTCCACTAGTTCCCACCCTTTTGTGTGGTGAAATATGCCCCCATGTGGCAAGAATGATTAAAAGGTGTGGACACAGtctatattgtctgtttattttcCATGAATCCTGTCACACTTGGCTAAAAGCTTTAACAAAGCAAACTGACTTTTGGAAATTAGCACTGTCTACTCCAGACTGTAAATTGTAGTGTATTCTTGCCTTAAGGATATATCCATCTGTTTTCGTGCAGCAAATGGATGATGCGGTCTACACATTTGAGCAGCTCCTGCACCAGAGTTTGGAGGGCCAGGAAAAGGAGGATCTCTGTAAAACCGTCCAGCGCTGCCAGGATCGTGTCATCAAGGTGAAACAGAACATCCATCGGCAGAATGTCCTATCTTTTTGAACCAGTAGGttcttgtttaatatttataaaatgtgtaccgttttttaaaatgtcatgtccaGAAATTTGACTATGACAGCAGCACAGTTCGTAAGAAGTTCTTCAGAGAGGCTCTTCTGCAGATTTTCATCCCTTACATGCTGAAACAGCTCTCACCATCATGCTCTGCTGTAAGTCTTTGCTCTGGTATAGCAATAATGCATTATCCGATCTAAAACTGCTCTGAAAATATTTAGAGTTATTCTATTGTTTTTGCAGGAACTCCCTCATTTCAAGGAGCTCATTTTTGAGGATTTCTCTCGTTTCATTCTGGTGGAGAACATATTCGAGGAGGTGGTGCTGCACACCGTCATGAAAGATATAATGATGGGTAAGACTTCTTTACAAGCCAAGAAGATTAAAACATGTGAAGTTGTGATTTATTGGAAGTAGTGATTAAATGTTTTCTTGTGTACTGTGATGTTACATCCAAGTAAAATAGATTAtcgaattattaatttttttctttgccgTGTACTTGGTTCCATCCATTGGTCTGAATAGGAGCTTGTAGTTGTTTTtcctaaataatttaaaagtatacTCAAGTTGCTTCAGCCCAGAAAACATTAATCTGGATAATATTAGTTATAAAATAAGTTATTCTTCACATTCTTGAAAGGCTATCAAAATACGGAGTTATCTGTATTATCAAAATACACAAGGCATGTGGTAGATGTGTGTACAACAGCaacattttgatcatttagaTGCCTTATAAATTTGGACTAAATGATTAGAAAAGCCAGGACATGTCACCACCTTGTGATGTATAAACATTACAAGctcaagaaataaataaaccaaacttGCATGGTTGACTCATTCACAGGAAGATCTCATAAGCTTTTACAAAATACCTTCATGCTAACACTGTGACCTTATCAACTTTCCTTCCATGTTCCAGCTGTGAAGGAAGCAGCTGTCCAGAGGAGACACAACCTGTACCGAGACAGTATCGTTTTGACCGACAGCGACCCTAACCTTCACCTGCTGGGGGAGAATCCTCCCATCGACTGGGCTGAGGAATATGGAGGAGGCCCAGAGGAGGTGGATGGAGAGCATAACACAGGAGATCCGGAGGTTCAAAGACGGCGCAGAGTGAAGCAGGTGGTCTCCATGATCCAGATAGAAGGCAATGCCTCTGTGCTGCCCAACGAATCATGCCTGGAAGTGCCCGCTGTAGACGATATTCCAGAAGAGGGGACGGAGGTACGTTCAGACACCTCATTATCCCAAAAGTCAGAGAAGCAAGTGTCCAATGGAACCAAAGAGGATGTGAACAAAAATGCAGTTGATGACAAACCACCAACAAACAGAAGTATACTAAAAGAGGAAGAAAGCACAACAGAAAGGTCACTACAGGACACAGCGAGCAAGTCAGCCATAGACTCTGCCATACAGGAAATCGAGAAAGCTGTACAGGAAGAGGAACATGAAGTCAGGACACAGGAAATTGCAGAGTCATCATCCTCAAAAGAAGAAACTGCGGCCGAGGAGGTAAAACCCACCTCAAATTGTGAAGATGGGGCACAAATAAAACCAGCAGAGACCAATAAAGATACAACTTCAAGCACAGAAAAGCCTTCGGATTCGCCAGTAAGGGAAGAGAAAGCAGTGACACCACCAGACCAGCAGGAAAATCACATTATGGCGAGCACTCAAGACTCCCAGACGGAGAATCCCATCGCTTCATCACAGCCGGATGACAGCGGATTCCAGTCGTCCACTAATGAAGCAGCAGAGGAGGAGCACCAGGCGGGAAAGGAAGAATGCAATGACTCTGAAACAGGAGAGGACACTGGGAAGGGAGAAAGTGCACATATGGATCACCAGTAAAATATCCCATGAACTATTTTCATTTACTGTGTGTTTATGCCTGTAAACAGTGAGTAAATGCATCACCCACTGCTCTAAAATGACTTTTGACTGATTGAcgggggcttttttttttttttttttttttgtggcgtTTTTGCCCATAAAACACTTTTGTCTCACTACTCTTGACTGTATAGACATTATTGTCTATATCTTTTTGCATGCACACTGTCACATTgttttgcacttaaaaaaagtcACTCTTAGTTAGAGCTGGGCTCAAATATGAACACTTTCTAGGTCAAAATGTCTTCACCTTTCTGTTCACGATATTCACCTTTATTAGAGATCTCCATTCCTAGTTTAGTGTCATTTCATATGTGCATGGTGCAGAAGAATGATGTCTTTATTTTATGCAACAGTGATATGCTGAATCAAGGCATCTTTTTGAGGAAGTTTGAGGAGTTGGAGACATTTAGCTAGTGCACTAATACTTCCTGGAATGCCAAACAAGCTGCATCTAGTGAAAGCTTGTTTAAGACTGGAGTATTGCTTGTATTGCTGCAGCTGGTGGAGTAAGCATTATTTTCTTAAACTGCCATCATTTGTTGTGATGACGGAATTGACTGCATTAGATTTTTCATTAACCAGGTCAAACAAGTGTAACTGACTGCGAGCCATTTTCATATGGTGCATTTTCCCTCCTTTTTCATTGTTCAatcttttggatttttttttttttattgcatatggTAATTGCATTATGATATCAGACAGTATCTTCTGGTTTGCATGCACGATATAGTTACAGACTGAAATTTCAAGCAAGTTTTTGATGTGTAAAATGTTATCAATAGAATCTGACTCCTGTATATGACCACAACAGCTTCCTAATTTCTTCTTTTCTGActttttaaagtagttttataTATGAAATGACAACGACTTCAACTTTTAACTAACGTAAttggatatttttatttattagttacaGCACTTGGTACTATAGATTATCCTTTTAAATTGTATCCTGCCCAAATCCTTTtgtgttattattgtattattttttagaaCAATAAATGATTATTGCTGAGAGACtgcatatttttgtctttaaGTTGATGTTTTCTGGATGATATTTGATACAAGTAAAATGTATCGGTCACACCAGCAGGCGGCAGTACAAAGGTTTGTTCTGTCACCACAGATTTTGAAATAAGAAAttaactttccattgatgtatggtttgttaggataggacagtaTTTGGTTTGCAACTATTTGagaatctgaaatctgagggcgcaaacaaatcaaaatattgagaaaatcttaTTTAGAATTGTCCTAATTAATCAaaaatttttgatatatttacggtaggacatttacaaaatatcttcatggaacatgatctttacttcatatcctaatgatttttgacattaaagtaaaattaatagTTTTCACATATACaatgctattgctacaaatatacccgtgctaTTTATGACAGGTTTTTTGGCCCGGGATCacatattatttcaatttttatttatatgggtTACATACAATATACGTgaccatttaaacatttttctcaTTAATTGCTCGACATATTTGAACTCCAACCTCCCCATTTGGCGTTATCCTCCCACAGCGTTATTATCCCCAACATGCAcctgttaaaataatatatttagagGGGACCGAAAGTATCCTGACGTGATGACGACATAGTTTTACGTAGCCTGGGTCCTCAGCTCAGCTCGTGATATTTTCTCGctcagagatagagagagagagagagagagagttcatctCGAGCAGCGCACAGGCATCAGCATCAGCATCGGCGGTGGACGCGCACCGAATGATCTTCTCACATCTTACCGACTGCACACTTAAGTGTCATTGCTCAGATATTACAGTCAAAGGTTTTTAACAACTGTGGGACGGGGGAATGATAAACCCCAGATCCCCGGGCCGTTGTACTTTTCGTAAGGATGCGATCACTGAGCCCACCGTGGGCCTCGCTACTCACCGAGGCTTTCCTCATCACAACAGTCGCCGTCAGCGCTGCAATGGCAGGTGAGATACGCTtaattaaacttgttttatgattAACGTGATGCCAGACTGATATCTGGGATCAAACAAATTTCTGTGCTGCCACATAGTGGGGATGTGTTTTGTATATTTTGCTTGTTCTGTACACGTGCACAAAAGGTGTTTGTAGAAGTCATATAATTAGAGTATTCAAGTATCTTTGAATCCGATGTAAttaagataattaatagtagtagAATGTTTTTGCTTGCGTTCAGTGACTGAGGATTTTTCATATTAAATGAATTCATGATTCTTAGAATTGgctttgatttcaaataaattattctgctttttgaaaaacattacatttgaacTCTATATGAGATGTAATAAGATGTTATGGTACAGGGAGAAGAGGTGCTCTGTGACGCAGGTGGGAGAGATGTGGACACATGTCTGTCCATTTTGGGAAATGTGCGACTCTTGGGTGCATTCACATTGTGTCTTGATGTCATCATGAGTTTCCCACTATGCACTTAAGATATGCCGTTAATGTCTGGATAGCGTCATAGCATTTATTGACATGGACACCCCAAGGGCTATTCTTTAACCCCTCAGTGTTGTGTAATGGAAACGGGCTATCAACAGACAGGAATGAGAACTCCAGACCCTGCCACGTTCCTCCTGCCACTCAGGTCTGGGCTATAAATAAGAACAATAAGAATGCAGAACATGACAGCCACTAGAGTCCCTCAAACCACAGGACCAAAGACCATCTGGAAACTCAAGGAAAAAGCTAAACCACAAAggacttttttttctccttttttttttttttttcattgtgcaatACCTTGCACTCACATCTGATTCTTACTGGGATATTTATTTAATTCCTGTTGTATATTTTCAGCAGCTGAGAGGATAAATTATtacagaatacacacacacaaaaaaatgtattacctTTAATATGTCTATATTTCTAGGGATGCCTAAATCCCCCAACATTTTGAAATGATTAGATTTCCTTTTTAAGAGGCCAACAAgaagctgttttcttttctttcttttttttttaaattggtgctACACAACTAGAGAAAACAGAAAAAGGGTTGTGGTGAAAAAATGGTAAACCTCAACATCCATAATGCACTTTTGTGTATTTTGGTTTTGAGTTTGATTAGACTATTCAGCTACAAACATGCTATGTGTAGATTTTACAAAAGCCCTGGAGCTGTCAACGTTTTTGCTGATAAAAAAATCTTGGTGCAGGTGACACGGTAAATGAATAcacattgttcatttatttattatatgaacattgtaacaatacaaaaaaaaaaaactggtttaaaaaaaactcttaaaaaataCAGTGACTGTGACCGTGTTAGATTATATTTAACCAGAAGCAAAGACATTTTATTTAGGCTTTTGTGAGTTTCCAGGGCTTTGCTCACACTGTAAAGGAGCTGTGAACTTGATAATTGACCATCTAATAAGAAAGAAGACAATTTAAGTAACCTTCAAAAATGTGTGCTCTAAATGGCTCTTCTTTCAGAGAACTTGTATAGAAGCAGTTATGAAACCAGAGAGAATATAGATCTTTTAGATGCGAAGGAAAGAGGTAGGTGTTGTTGCTATTGCTAAAGAGACGAATGAAAAGAAGAAACCATGAGAGAAATAACTGAATGGCAGTTCAAGGGGCTACACCaaataatataagaataataCACTGAGTAAAAGAACTTAATCCATTGATCTGGTTTGCCAGTGtacatttttatgttatatatcCTTAAAGGAACACTTCAGCCAAAAAgtcaccctcaggctatccaaaatgtagatgagtttgtttgttgaCCAGTGAATTCTCATcaagcagctgataaaaatattgcattaattcacaagtaatccacatgtctccagtctatcaattaacgtcttgtgaagcaaaagctGCTTAAGATAGACCTGTAATAGAGAATTAATTACAATAAACTAAGTTTATTTTTCCTACCCCACTGACATAGTTTTTCTTAAGCGtccaaattatttatatataaaatatattattagaacaaattgacaaaaatactgattaaaatataaatatatatataattttttttttttttttttttttttttgcagtgtatgaaATGTATTTAGAATTATTCCAGGCGTGTGGCTCAAGGCCTTTATTTAAGCACCCAGAAGTCATGTATCTAAAGAGATTAATGCAATTAATATCTGAGTCTGGCTTTCTGGTGCTTGCCTTTTGCTGATGTTGCTTCCTGTACAAGATGCTCTGATTTAATACCTGGAGCGCATGAAGTCTTTCTCATTTCcagtttgtctctctctctttttatcagCTTCTCTCTGTGTCTAACTGCTCCCTGTGTGTTTGAGTTGTGATCGCACATGTCTGCATGAGTTTGTGTGGCTTCATGAAGTCACGTCAGACTTAAGCTGCCGTGAAAGAGGGTGAGATGTTTAAAGCAGCCCGTCGGGTTGACTATAATCCTCGTGCGCTCGTCATTTTAATCTTGCTTCAAAGTAGAAACCTAAATCTAAAATTTGCACCGCACCACTTTGAGAGTGAAGAGATCTGCCGTCAAGTTGAGTGTTTTTCTCTTGTGCTCTATAATCGTTGTGTATATTTTAACAGCTGGAGAGATGTCTGGTATGAGAAGTATAATTCAGTTGTTCTGCCAACTCTTCATTGTTTCAGCTTTGCTGCTTTCTTTTGTTGTACGAATGGGACACAATAGAGAAATGTGTTATTGAGACTCAAAGGTTACAGCTGCCACTCAAGAATGGCTCCATAAAAATCATCCATCATGATTATTCTCAAACTGTCTCTTATGCTGCTTTCTTTCATTCTAAGCTATtattctcttttttctttctctgttctTTCCCCTCTCGCCTTCATTTTTTGCATTCTGCTTTCTGCATTACTTGTTTTTGCTtatctgttttctgtttgtttcatgtttttctctctcttttaaccCTCAAGAGACCCACTGCAGCAAAAATTGCTTCATGTTTAAGTAATGAAATACCTGTTCTTCACTAAATATGGGTGAACAGCAGCTCACACATTGACATGTATCATAGCAACATGTTTGACAGGAAAATATTTAGTCACAATCTCCCAGCAAAAAAATTTGCAacattgcaaaaattaaaaaggagAAAAAAGCTAAATTTAATAGATAAAAGATCATTTTTCCAAACCATTTTCAGCAGAGCATGATGCAGTTTAGAGAACGTATTATTAGGGTTGCTGCTGAGATATACATATATAGCTCAGAACACCTGTGCTATAGACCTCTAAATAAGGATTCTGAGCTAATTTAAAGGGAAGTCAGCGAGGTTTGGGAATGATCCCAGGATTATGAAATGTTAGGGAGTATTAGAGGAACATAAATATCAACTGAAAAGTCTTTCTTATGAAAGAAAAAGGTATCTgtatgcactactgttcaaaagtctagggtcagaaagttttttttaaaatgtttttaaaatatttttttaaataagatttttcaTGCTTCTAAACAAAAGACCGCaatgttttgtaatattattaaaatttaaaatatatattttttattttattatattttatttgtgaattttgttcattcaattcaatttcagTTCAATTTCTTTTAATGTGATGACAAAGCTATATTTTCATGACtctagtcttcattgtcacaggatctttcagaaatcagtctaatttactgatttactgctcaagacatattattattattaatattaactcgACTGGAAATTgaaattcataatatatatatatatatatatatatatatatatatatatatgaaaaccataatgttttttttttcaggattctttgatgaataagaaGTTCAgaataactatatttattttaaatataaatcttctgTAACAGTTTTTGTTAAGCTTTTATTGCTAAATCACCTTTAAAGGCAAAAAATTTACTacttatgtaaaataaattcttTACTCTCCATCTCATAATGTGGTAATCAGTCATCCAGGAAAATTGTTAACAAAGATTCATGTAGgtttattatgtaataaaataatttcccaTGTGTATGAAATTGTCAGGATTTAAAGCAACTTTCTCTCTATGCTTAATTAAGATGTTCTCCGTGACATGAGACACCCTTAAAAATGTTCTTATATCCTGACGCTGATATAGTGCATGTGTGAAATCTCTCTGGCTCCTTTTTAAAGGATCAATACAGTGTGTGCAGAGTGGCTGGAGTGATGCACATGTGTCGGATAAGGTCATGCTCACCTGAGAATGCTCTCTCCTTGTTTGAACAATGGTGGCAGTCCATAATGATTTTAGATCTAGATGCAGAGGTGTTATCCTTGAAATAGCAAATTCTGTGATAAGCTAAGTCAAGGACAGAATATGTAAGAGAGGAAGTTTTGCATTGCacataaatgtacatattttaagTGTTCATATTGTCAGACAGACAATTATAGATGCATGTCATGTTTTTTTACTGCACATTGTTGATTAATTGGATAATTACGTTTTCCCTCTAAGTGACACAATGGATTTCACCTCATTACTAATTTAGAAAGAAGACTGGCCACCTAATGTCTGCCCTGAATAAGACAAATGTATTCACACATGAGCACCAGTCTGAGGCCAGGAAACAGACGTGATGTAAGAGTGTGAGGTAGCTAAAAAAAGAAGATGTTTCATTTTTTAAGATATTCATAGTTCACCGTGGCAGCAGCTGAGGAAAGAATACTATTTCTGGAGACAACTCTAACTAAATGGGCTGTTTCATTGTGTTCAgagtagggatatgccggtatcaaattttcctgttgcgattgctaatgcttttatcaccgTATACGGTATTGTCACGATATTATGAAATAtcagtggtcataatacagtataacaggttaaataacttttttcttataacaaaaataactgaacatttaaatacaataaagcaatacagaaaaatataaagttaaaagttttataCAGATTAAAGTGATTAAAGACAGAtcggtatcactttacaataagacttcattagttaacctttaacattcacaataagcaatagctacatttgctacaaaagttattcatttttgttaaaaaatgtacacagctgcaactttcgattttaacaacatgttattaaatattggaatacctaagattactgaatgttcagaagaacTCTGaatttcattggcagtttatgttaactaatgaattaactaatgttaactaatgaagccctaatgtaaagtgtgaatgaacaataaagaatcaaaacactttcaaacaatatctagggcatgttgtagtccagattaaaatgaaaaaaaaaaaaaaaaagtttgaaaataaataggctGTTTTGTCTAAGTATTTGGAGCTGTGATGAAGATcatagcaaatccacaaaatctgaatggctatttgaaatgatttaaatatgttttagaaagtagtgcagctgctttatttatcggtttccagggtaagggctgcattttctgcagtttaatgccatctgctgtcagagagtgaatgtgctttcattcagctcaTCTCTCACTTGTTCCTCCATGTGCTCctcatgcatgcttgtttacatcagaacgCAAATgcgtctttcaagcagcatacagcggtgttgtgcattttgaccagctgatgggaaaattattcttaaaatgcattcaaattctgggtaatttgtaatgtataattattcacggtatttagaagtgcctaCGATagcaatattgtgcatattcattaccgtgaaATATCGCATTACCCGAATACTTGCACGTCTAGTTCagagttaataataatgttaataaacatAAATTTGTGTCGCAACACCATTATATATTTATAGCAGATTTTGTGTTTCTCTGTTTACAtgtgaaaaaatgaagaaaaaaaaacaattctaaccTTAACATTTTGAACAGTACACTATAACATCCAATCCTTATTTTCTACATTTATGTATTCCATTGTCCTTCTTCACTTTTCGGTAAGGTACTTTTCCCATAGCTGCAAAATATGCAATTCAACTTTCAAGCAGTTTACAAGGAAAGGATTAGCATTAAACCTCTGGAAACAGGGAAAATACTTAAATGATGAGAAGTGACAGGACTGTAACCATTTATTTTGCTCTGTTCTCTTACAGTATATGTCAGCTTGAAATGTGGATTTGCATTGACTTGCTGCAATGTTATTTCTAACatttcagaaatctttttttttttttcacaatgagAGAATTCAAGGCActcatcaagaaaaaaaaacgcaGCTCTGTTCTCTGCTCTGTCCCCTTCCAGTCAGCTTGTCATGTCACATAGAGCACAAAGCTCTTGAGACTGACAACATGCAGTCCACACTGCTTCAGTGCCTTTTTC includes the following:
- the niban2b gene encoding protein Niban 2b, with product MGDLISTHLDEAKREVITARTGELMGEFGRLYEQQYAVALFNKMRFDLESGGGPQNQLLHRKVPLKNKSIFSGALFQYLEDNKKWRNRFLFIPDSYNINYYENKQAHDRGLHPKGTINCAGYRVLTSMEEYLELLNTSLPGVKAKVGSSPFLKCATQFPLILWHPYARHYYFCVVTEKEQQKWSAVFQDCVRHTNNGLPEECKVQTPAFTDAVRLYRQAHGHYGTWDMMCGTPPQILANLVMDTLLPEMRDLITPKLKGKMHERQRNWMLISDAVYGLVQSQTQAQYEAVVQSCEAGRPPLETTIRTDMDQIITSKEHVTSKVKVLVLPKAEKLLKVSIQPYISSILDALMEPTSRGFFEVKDLFFRELVDMSKNLLNDGNKEKLGEHMEKISMLAFHPVKMQSCYEKVETLSLEGLQQRFDVSSPSVFVQRAQILMREQMDDAVYTFEQLLHQSLEGQEKEDLCKTVQRCQDRVIKKFDYDSSTVRKKFFREALLQIFIPYMLKQLSPSCSAELPHFKELIFEDFSRFILVENIFEEVVLHTVMKDIMMAVKEAAVQRRHNLYRDSIVLTDSDPNLHLLGENPPIDWAEEYGGGPEEVDGEHNTGDPEVQRRRRVKQVVSMIQIEGNASVLPNESCLEVPAVDDIPEEGTEVRSDTSLSQKSEKQVSNGTKEDVNKNAVDDKPPTNRSILKEEESTTERSLQDTASKSAIDSAIQEIEKAVQEEEHEVRTQEIAESSSSKEETAAEEVKPTSNCEDGAQIKPAETNKDTTSSTEKPSDSPVREEKAVTPPDQQENHIMASTQDSQTENPIASSQPDDSGFQSSTNEAAEEEHQAGKEECNDSETGEDTGKGESAHMDHQ